The following coding sequences are from one Molothrus aeneus isolate 106 chromosome 23, BPBGC_Maene_1.0, whole genome shotgun sequence window:
- the MYCL gene encoding protein L-Myc, producing MEFDSYQHYFYDHDAQEDFHRSTAPSEDIWKKFELVPTPPLSPLGTPGDKGGCSGAEERPGWLSRYCLAGEEPEYLIGTGQIFGNLSAFILKDCMWSGFSARERLEKAMTEKLSTGTQRATPHKPSFAQDFGFSSSVSECVDPAAVFLCPLAESKIPASSGSEGQSDSEGEEIDVVTVDKRQSLSLRKPVTITLRADPLDPCMKRFHISVHQQQHNYAARSPPDPCPPPESPQQDQEEDEPPSNVEPTPAVPLPEPGLPKPSSSPGSDSEDVAKRKNHNYLERKRRNDLRSRFLALRDQVPGLASCPKTPKVVILSKSSEYLQSLISAERRMAAEKRQLQLRRTQLLKRIAHLKGH from the exons ATGGAGTTTGACTCGTACCAGCACTACTTCTACGATCACGACGCCCAGGAGGATTTCCACCGCTCCACGGCGCCCAGCGAGGACATCTGGAAGAAGTTCGAGCTGGTCCCCAcgcccccgctgtccccgctgggCACCCCCGGGGACAAGGGGGGATGCTCGGGGGCGGAGGAGCGCCCGGGATGGCTCTCCCGGTACTGCCTCGCCGGGGAAGAGCCGGAGTATCTCATAGGGACGGGGCAGATCTTCGGGAACCTGAGCGCTTTCATCCTCAAGGATTGCATGTGGAGCGGTTTCTCAGCGcgggagaggctggagaaggcGATGACAGAGAAACTTTCCACGGGCACGCAGAGAGCCACGCCGCACAAGCCGTCCTTCGCGCAGGATTTTGGCTTCAGCAGCTCCGTCAGCGAGTGCGTGGATCCCGCCGCCGTCTTCCTTTGCCCGCTGGCCGAGAGCAAGATCCCCGCATCCTCGGGATCCGAGGGCCAGAGCGATTCCG AAGGTGAAGAGATCGACGTGGTGACGGTGGACAAGAGGCAATCTCTCAGCCTGAGGAAGCCAGTCACCATCACACTCCGTGCCGACCCCCTGGACCCCTGCATGAAGCGTTTCCACATCTCTgtccaccagcagcagcacaactACGCCGCCCGCTCGCCCCCAGACCCCTGCCCGCCTCCCGAGTCcccccagcaggaccaggaggaGGATGAACCACCCAGCAATGTGGAGCCAACCCCCGCCGTGCCCCTGCCTGAGCCTGGCTTgccaaaacccagcagcagccccggctCCGACAGCGAGGACGTGGCCAAGAGGAAAAACCACAACTACCTGGAGCGCAAGCGGCGCAACGACCTCCGCTCGCGCTTCCTGGCCCTGCGGGACCAGGTGCCCGGGCTGGCCAGCTGCCCCAAGACCCCCAAAGTGGTGATCCTGAGCAAATCCTCCGAGTACCTGCAGTCCCTCATCAGCGCCGAGAGGAGGATGGCGGCAGAGAagcggcagctgcagctgcgCCGGACCCAGCTGCTCAAAAGGATTGCTCACCTTAAGGGGCACTAG
- the TRIT1 gene encoding tRNA dimethylallyltransferase isoform X2: MAAAAALCLGRAPRPPLPLVVILGATGTGKSALALQLGLRLGGEIVSADSMQVYKGLDIITNKVSPQEQRLCRHHMISFVDPLVSNYTVVDFRDKAVPLIEDIFARDKIPIVVGGTNYYIESLLWKVLINTKEKASSVPRPDSDRKVELEQLDSAELHRRLSQVDPEMAAKLHPHDKRKVARSLQVFEETGIPHSQILHQQQEEEGGGPLGGPLKYPHSCILWLHADQAALDARLDKRVDDMVAAGLLEELRDFHRRYNQQKVAENRQDYQHGIFQSIGFKEFHEYLVSEGNCSPETSALLLEKGIQALKQVTKRYARRQNKWVRNRFLKRPGPNVPPVYGLEVSDAHRWEEDVLKPALEIVESFIQGREPPAEPLRMEQDEENKRSHRVCELCARLIIGDREWAAHTRSKSHLHHLKKRRKLEASGRAGGTVGDSGDTESSDEDGSLPVP, encoded by the exons atggcggcggcggccgcgctgtGCCTgggccgggccccgcggccgccgctgccgctcgTGGTGATCCTGGGGGCCACCGGCACCGGGAAATCGGCGCTGGCGCTGCAGCTCGGGCTGCGCCTCGGCGGGGAGATCGTCAGCGCCGACTCCATGCAG gTGTACAAGGGCTTGGACATCATCACCAACAAGGTTTCCCCTCAGGAGCAGCGTCTCTGCAGGCACCACATGATCAGCTTTGTGGATCCCCTCGTCTCCAACTACACTGTGGTGGATTTCAGGGACAAAGCTGTGCCTCTG ATTGAAGATATCTTTGCCCGGGACAAGATCCCCATAGTTGTGGGAGGAACCAACTACTACATTGAGTCCCTGCTCTGGAAGGTCCTTATCAACACCAAG GAgaaggccagcagtgtccccaggccgGACAGTGACAGGAaagtggagctggagcagctggacagTGCTGAGCTCCATCGGCGCCTGAGCCAGGTGGACCCGGAGATGGCGGCCAAGCTGCACCCCCACGACAAGCGCAAGGTGGCCAG GAGCCTCCAAGTGTTTGAAGAGACGGGGATCCCCCACAGTCAAatcctgcaccagcagcaggaggaggaaggcggGGGGCCCTTAGGTGGGCCCCTGAAATACCCACATTCCTGCATCCTGTGGCTCCACGCAGACCAGGCAG ctctggatgCACGGCTGGACAAGAGGGTGGATGACatggtggctgcagggctgctggaggagctgcggGACTTCCACCGCCGCTACAACCAGCAGAAGGTGGCAGAGAACCG GCAGGATTACCAGCACGGCATCTTCCAGTCCATTGGCTTCAAGGAATTCCACGAGTACCTCGTCAGCGAAGGGAATTGCTCACCCGAGAccagtgccctgctgctggagaaag GGATCCAGGCCCTGAAGCAGGTGACCAAGAGATACGCCCGGAGGCAGAACAAATGGGTCCGGAACCGCTTCCTGAAAC GTCCTGGGCCCAACGTGCCCCCAGTTTATGGCTTGGAGGTGTCTGATGCGCATCGGtgggaggaggatgtgctgAAACCTGCCCTGGAGATCGTGGAGAGCTTCATCCAG GGCCGTGAGCCCCCGGCAGAGCCcctgaggatggagcaggacGAGGAGAACAAGCGGAGCCATCGCGTGTGTGAGCTCTGTGCCAGACTCATCATCGGCGACAGGGAGTGGGCAG CTCACACACGTTCCAAATCCCACCTGCACCAcctgaagaagaggaggaagctggAGGCGTCCGGCCGTGCCGGAGGGACCgtgggggacagtggggacacagaGAGCTCGGACGAGGATGGCAGCCTGCCTGTGCCTTAG
- the TRIT1 gene encoding tRNA dimethylallyltransferase isoform X1 — translation MAAAAALCLGRAPRPPLPLVVILGATGTGKSALALQLGLRLGGEIVSADSMQEKASSVPRPDSDRKVELEQLDSAELHRRLSQVDPEMAAKLHPHDKRKVARSLQVFEETGIPHSQILHQQQEEEGGGPLGGPLKYPHSCILWLHADQAALDARLDKRVDDMVAAGLLEELRDFHRRYNQQKVAENRQDYQHGIFQSIGFKEFHEYLVSEGNCSPETSALLLEKGIQALKQVTKRYARRQNKWVRNRFLKRPGPNVPPVYGLEVSDAHRWEEDVLKPALEIVESFIQGREPPAEPLRMEQDEENKRSHRVCELCARLIIGDREWAAHTRSKSHLHHLKKRRKLEASGRAGGTVGDSGDTESSDEDGSLPVP, via the exons atggcggcggcggccgcgctgtGCCTgggccgggccccgcggccgccgctgccgctcgTGGTGATCCTGGGGGCCACCGGCACCGGGAAATCGGCGCTGGCGCTGCAGCTCGGGCTGCGCCTCGGCGGGGAGATCGTCAGCGCCGACTCCATGCAG GAgaaggccagcagtgtccccaggccgGACAGTGACAGGAaagtggagctggagcagctggacagTGCTGAGCTCCATCGGCGCCTGAGCCAGGTGGACCCGGAGATGGCGGCCAAGCTGCACCCCCACGACAAGCGCAAGGTGGCCAG GAGCCTCCAAGTGTTTGAAGAGACGGGGATCCCCCACAGTCAAatcctgcaccagcagcaggaggaggaaggcggGGGGCCCTTAGGTGGGCCCCTGAAATACCCACATTCCTGCATCCTGTGGCTCCACGCAGACCAGGCAG ctctggatgCACGGCTGGACAAGAGGGTGGATGACatggtggctgcagggctgctggaggagctgcggGACTTCCACCGCCGCTACAACCAGCAGAAGGTGGCAGAGAACCG GCAGGATTACCAGCACGGCATCTTCCAGTCCATTGGCTTCAAGGAATTCCACGAGTACCTCGTCAGCGAAGGGAATTGCTCACCCGAGAccagtgccctgctgctggagaaag GGATCCAGGCCCTGAAGCAGGTGACCAAGAGATACGCCCGGAGGCAGAACAAATGGGTCCGGAACCGCTTCCTGAAAC GTCCTGGGCCCAACGTGCCCCCAGTTTATGGCTTGGAGGTGTCTGATGCGCATCGGtgggaggaggatgtgctgAAACCTGCCCTGGAGATCGTGGAGAGCTTCATCCAG GGCCGTGAGCCCCCGGCAGAGCCcctgaggatggagcaggacGAGGAGAACAAGCGGAGCCATCGCGTGTGTGAGCTCTGTGCCAGACTCATCATCGGCGACAGGGAGTGGGCAG CTCACACACGTTCCAAATCCCACCTGCACCAcctgaagaagaggaggaagctggAGGCGTCCGGCCGTGCCGGAGGGACCgtgggggacagtggggacacagaGAGCTCGGACGAGGATGGCAGCCTGCCTGTGCCTTAG